The proteins below are encoded in one region of Sphingomonas sp.:
- a CDS encoding cytochrome c1: protein MLPIFIRSIKFLIGGGFVFVLGLALFGTVKDLIQNPAAETAEHAMHKPPKELKLASDGFFGKFDNAQLQRGFQVYKEVCATCHSLHSVSFRELHGIGYNEAEIKKIAKDWGTKQPVFDEKGGTWGERDNLASDRLPKVYYAGTGSPPDLSLITKARHDGGAYVYSLLTGYDEKPSPEALKHFPEFAKPAEGMHFNPYFANLNIAMPPPLTGEGQVTYADGTRPTVDNMAKDVSAFLVWTAEPHAQSRKSAGFAVILFLLFATGLAYGAYLTVWKGVKH, encoded by the coding sequence ATGCTTCCGATCTTCATCCGCTCGATCAAGTTCCTCATCGGGGGCGGCTTCGTCTTCGTGCTGGGGCTTGCGCTCTTCGGCACCGTCAAGGATCTGATCCAGAACCCGGCGGCGGAAACCGCCGAGCACGCGATGCACAAGCCCCCCAAGGAGCTCAAGCTCGCCTCGGACGGCTTCTTCGGCAAGTTCGACAACGCCCAGCTGCAGCGTGGCTTCCAAGTCTACAAGGAAGTCTGCGCGACCTGCCACTCGCTCCATTCGGTCTCGTTCCGCGAGCTTCACGGCATTGGCTACAACGAAGCCGAGATCAAGAAGATCGCCAAGGATTGGGGCACCAAGCAGCCGGTGTTCGACGAGAAGGGCGGCACCTGGGGTGAGCGCGACAACCTCGCGTCGGACCGTTTGCCGAAGGTCTATTATGCCGGCACCGGCAGCCCGCCCGATCTCAGCCTGATCACCAAGGCTCGCCACGATGGCGGCGCCTATGTCTATTCGCTGCTGACCGGCTATGACGAGAAGCCTTCGCCAGAAGCGCTCAAGCATTTCCCCGAGTTCGCCAAGCCGGCCGAGGGCATGCACTTCAACCCCTATTTCGCGAACCTCAACATCGCGATGCCGCCGCCGCTGACCGGCGAGGGCCAGGTGACCTATGCCGACGGCACCCGCCCGACGGTGGATAATATGGCGAAGGACGTCTCGGCATTCCTCGTCTGGACCGCCGAGCCGCACGCCCAGAGCCGCAAGTCGGCGGGCTTCGCGGTGATCCTGTTCCTGCTCTTCGCGACGGGTCTCGCCTATGGCGCGTACCTGACCGTGTGGAAGGGCGTGAAGCACTGA
- a CDS encoding MaoC family dehydratase — MLYFDDIQPGMKRSFGRYEVTREEVLDFARKYDPQPFHLSDEAAAQTHFKRLAASGWHTCAMTMAMFVEEMKANPQASLGAAGIDELRWLKPVYPGDVLRCETEVLEVTPSRSRPEMGSVRSQMRTFNQDDVQVLSFISLGLIGRRPAG; from the coding sequence ATGCTTTATTTCGATGATATCCAGCCCGGCATGAAGCGCAGCTTCGGCCGCTACGAAGTCACGCGCGAGGAGGTGCTCGACTTCGCCCGGAAATACGATCCCCAGCCCTTCCATTTGTCCGACGAGGCGGCGGCGCAGACGCATTTCAAGCGGCTCGCGGCGAGCGGCTGGCATACATGCGCGATGACGATGGCGATGTTCGTCGAGGAGATGAAGGCCAACCCGCAGGCGAGCCTGGGCGCGGCGGGGATCGACGAGCTGCGCTGGCTCAAGCCGGTTTATCCCGGTGACGTGCTGCGCTGCGAGACCGAGGTACTGGAAGTCACGCCCTCGCGCAGCCGCCCGGAAATGGGCAGCGTCCGCAGCCAGATGCGGACTTTCAACCAGGACGATGTCCAGGTGCTGAGCTTCATCTCGCTGGGACTGATCGGGCGGCGACCGGCGGGGTAG
- a CDS encoding MerR family DNA-binding protein, with the protein MTGLTIGKLAEAGGVGVETIRYYQRRGLLDEPERFGAIRRYGDPELRRLRFIRSAQAAGFTLEQIGELLALDATDDRTRARELASERIAALDARIAELDAARNALRKLAHECGKGEQGPCPILTAFEGR; encoded by the coding sequence GTGACGGGGCTGACGATCGGAAAGCTGGCGGAAGCGGGCGGGGTGGGGGTCGAGACGATCCGCTACTATCAGCGTCGCGGCCTGCTCGATGAACCCGAACGCTTCGGCGCCATTCGCCGCTATGGCGATCCGGAGCTGCGGCGGCTGCGCTTCATCCGCTCGGCACAGGCGGCAGGCTTCACGCTCGAGCAGATCGGCGAGCTGCTCGCGCTCGATGCCACCGACGACCGCACCCGCGCGCGGGAACTCGCCAGCGAACGCATCGCCGCGCTCGACGCCAGGATCGCCGAACTCGATGCCGCACGAAACGCGCTGCGCAAGCTCGCGCACGAATGCGGCAAGGGCGAGCAGGGACCATGTCCGATCTTGACGGCGTTCGAGGGGCGTTGA
- the lipB gene encoding lipoyl(octanoyl) transferase LipB, which yields MHADIEWRVEPAPIDYGTALAEMETRAAAVTAHQARELVWLLEHPPVYTAGTSANDPAELLDPRFPVHRTGRGGRYTYHGPGQRIGYVVMDLRARRRDVRCYVHALEGWVIAALGAFGIEAFRAPGRIGIWTIDQSGQEAKIGAIGVRIRQWVTLHGFAVNLNPDLSHFGGIVPCGIPEFPVTSAAALGLDVTAAMFDAALSDTFLPFLDALAVEMSKS from the coding sequence ATGCATGCCGATATCGAATGGCGGGTCGAGCCCGCGCCGATCGACTATGGAACCGCCCTCGCCGAGATGGAGACGCGCGCCGCCGCCGTGACCGCGCATCAGGCGCGCGAACTGGTGTGGCTGCTCGAGCACCCGCCGGTCTACACCGCCGGCACCAGCGCCAATGATCCCGCCGAATTGCTCGATCCCCGCTTCCCGGTGCACCGTACCGGCCGCGGCGGGCGCTACACCTATCACGGCCCGGGCCAGCGCATCGGCTATGTCGTGATGGACCTGCGTGCCCGACGCCGCGACGTGCGCTGCTATGTCCATGCGCTGGAGGGCTGGGTGATCGCGGCGCTCGGCGCTTTCGGGATCGAGGCGTTCCGCGCGCCCGGACGGATCGGCATCTGGACGATCGACCAGTCAGGCCAGGAGGCCAAGATCGGCGCGATCGGGGTGCGCATCCGGCAATGGGTGACCCTCCATGGTTTTGCCGTGAACCTGAACCCGGACCTGTCGCATTTTGGCGGAATCGTGCCCTGCGGCATTCCGGAATTTCCCGTAACCAGCGCGGCGGCTCTGGGGCTGGACGTTACGGCCGCCATGTTCGACGCGGCGCTTTCGGACACTTTTTTGCCATTTTTGGACGCGTTGGCTGTGGAAATGTCGAAATCGTGA
- the petA gene encoding ubiquinol-cytochrome c reductase iron-sulfur subunit yields MATIDDTAGIENPRRRDYLTYAAASVAAVGAGVVVLPLVNSMNPSADVLALSSTEIDVSAIEPGQAVKTQFRKQPLFVRNLTPAEIAQADAVPVSSLRDPQTLEQRTKEGKTNWLITLGVCTHLGCVPLGAGEGENRGPFGGYFCPCHGSAYDTAGRIRQGPAPKNLEVPEYNFTSDTVVVVG; encoded by the coding sequence ATGGCAACTATTGACGATACGGCAGGTATCGAGAATCCGCGGCGGCGCGATTATCTGACCTATGCCGCGGCCTCCGTGGCGGCGGTCGGCGCAGGTGTCGTGGTCCTGCCGCTGGTCAATTCGATGAACCCGTCGGCCGACGTGCTGGCGCTGTCGTCGACCGAGATCGACGTTTCGGCGATCGAGCCGGGCCAGGCGGTCAAGACCCAGTTCCGCAAGCAGCCCTTGTTCGTCCGCAACCTGACGCCGGCGGAAATCGCCCAGGCCGATGCCGTGCCCGTTTCCAGCCTGCGCGACCCGCAGACGCTCGAGCAGCGGACCAAAGAGGGCAAGACCAACTGGCTGATAACGCTCGGCGTGTGCACCCATCTCGGCTGCGTGCCGCTGGGCGCGGGCGAAGGCGAGAATCGTGGGCCCTTCGGCGGCTATTTCTGCCCGTGCCATGGCTCTGCCTACGATACCGCCGGCCGCATCCGTCAGGGTCCGGCGCCGAAGAACCTCGAGGTTCCGGAGTATAATTTCACGTCCGACACTGTCGTCGTGGTCGGTTGA
- a CDS encoding GNAT family N-acetyltransferase, with protein sequence MGLTPVADDQLATVVTALEMVQRPRPRPLPASPFRLVHWPAPDSERYRILFRRVGGPWLWYSRLAMDEERLRAVLDDTGIEVYAAVDRAGIEIGMVELDFRTEGNCGLAYFGLIPELAGKGHGNWMMGHTLALAWRKEVRRVWVHTCTLDHPAALGFYRRHGFTPYKRTQETFPDPRLLGLLPLETAPQIPVLGPVRR encoded by the coding sequence ATGGGCCTGACGCCGGTTGCCGACGATCAACTGGCGACGGTGGTCACCGCGCTGGAAATGGTCCAACGTCCGCGGCCTCGTCCCCTTCCCGCCTCGCCGTTCCGGCTGGTCCACTGGCCCGCGCCCGACAGCGAGCGCTATCGCATCCTGTTCCGGCGCGTCGGCGGCCCATGGCTATGGTATTCGCGGCTGGCGATGGACGAGGAACGGCTGCGCGCGGTGCTCGATGACACCGGGATCGAAGTCTATGCGGCGGTCGATCGCGCCGGAATCGAGATCGGCATGGTCGAGCTCGATTTCCGCACCGAGGGCAATTGCGGGCTCGCTTATTTCGGGCTGATACCCGAGCTGGCCGGCAAGGGGCATGGCAACTGGATGATGGGCCACACGCTGGCCCTGGCATGGCGCAAGGAGGTACGCCGCGTGTGGGTGCACACCTGCACCCTCGATCATCCGGCGGCGTTGGGCTTCTACCGCCGCCACGGCTTCACGCCCTACAAGCGCACGCAGGAAACCTTCCCCGATCCGCGCCTGCTCGGGCTGTTGCCGCTGGAAACCGCGCCTCAGATTCCAGTGCTGGGCCCGGTCCGCCGATAA
- a CDS encoding tRNA (cytidine(34)-2'-O)-methyltransferase, which produces MRIALFQPEIAGNVGAVLRTAACLGAGVDLIEPMGFPWSDKKRKRSSMDYEDHVEIVRHADWDAFAAQVSGRLILFSTKGGKFLHETRFETGDTLLFGSESAGAPDHVHLCADQVVRIAINPAVRSLNLGVSAGIALAEAVRQTHGWPSTGG; this is translated from the coding sequence ATGCGCATCGCCCTTTTCCAGCCCGAGATCGCCGGCAATGTCGGTGCCGTCCTGCGTACCGCCGCATGCCTTGGCGCCGGGGTCGACCTGATCGAGCCGATGGGTTTTCCGTGGAGCGACAAGAAGCGGAAGCGCTCGTCGATGGACTATGAGGATCATGTCGAGATCGTCCGCCACGCCGACTGGGACGCGTTCGCGGCGCAGGTATCCGGGCGGCTGATCCTGTTCTCGACCAAGGGCGGCAAGTTCCTGCACGAGACCCGGTTCGAGACCGGCGACACCTTGTTGTTCGGATCGGAAAGCGCCGGCGCTCCCGACCATGTCCACCTCTGCGCGGACCAGGTGGTGCGGATCGCGATCAATCCGGCGGTGCGCTCGCTGAACCTCGGCGTATCGGCGGGAATCGCGCTGGCCGAAGCGGTGCGGCAGACCCATGGCTGGCCTTCCACTGGCGGATGA
- the hemF gene encoding oxygen-dependent coproporphyrinogen oxidase — protein sequence MKPLDTQQQTARTWFESLRDQICAEFERVEREAGSDARFEYLAWDRTDPSGEPGGGGVRGVMKGKVFEKVGVNVSTVGGTFEGDFAKTIHGAGEDPSFFATGISLVAHMANPHVPAVHMNTRFLCTAKRWFGGGADLNPPIPYEEDTADFHSVLRSACDMHDPAHYPRFKEWADDYFYIPHRKVHRGVGGIFYDHLDSAEPAAWDANFAFTQDVGRAFLDIYPRLVRRRMAMAFTDADKQRQLEWRGRYAEFNLIYDRGTLFGLKTGGNVDAILMSLPPIAAWA from the coding sequence ATGAAGCCGCTAGACACCCAGCAACAGACCGCCCGCACCTGGTTCGAATCGCTGCGCGACCAGATCTGCGCCGAATTCGAGAGGGTGGAACGCGAAGCCGGATCGGACGCCAGGTTCGAATACCTCGCCTGGGACCGCACCGATCCCTCGGGCGAACCGGGCGGCGGCGGTGTGCGCGGGGTGATGAAAGGCAAGGTGTTCGAGAAGGTTGGGGTCAACGTCTCGACCGTCGGCGGCACCTTCGAGGGCGATTTCGCCAAGACCATCCACGGCGCGGGCGAAGACCCGAGTTTCTTCGCCACCGGCATCAGCCTGGTCGCGCATATGGCCAATCCGCATGTGCCGGCGGTGCATATGAACACGCGCTTCCTGTGCACCGCGAAACGCTGGTTCGGCGGGGGTGCGGACCTCAATCCTCCGATTCCATATGAAGAGGACACCGCCGACTTCCATTCGGTTCTGAGGTCAGCCTGCGACATGCATGACCCGGCGCATTATCCGCGCTTCAAGGAATGGGCCGACGACTATTTCTACATCCCCCACCGCAAGGTCCATCGCGGCGTCGGCGGGATCTTCTACGATCACCTCGACAGCGCCGAACCAGCGGCATGGGACGCGAACTTCGCCTTCACCCAGGATGTCGGCCGCGCGTTCCTCGACATCTATCCGCGCCTCGTGCGGCGGCGGATGGCGATGGCCTTCACCGACGCCGACAAGCAGCGCCAGCTCGAATGGCGCGGGCGCTATGCCGAATTCAACCTGATCTACGACCGGGGGACCTTGTTCGGACTCAAGACCGGCGGCAATGTCGATGCGATCCTGATGAGCCTGCCGCCGATCGCCGCATGGGCCTGA
- a CDS encoding cytochrome b N-terminal domain-containing protein, with the protein MSFPWAKHYEPKNPLMRYLDEKLPLPRFVYNAVGAGYPVPRNLNYFWNFGVLAGVALVCQLVTGIVLAMHFHSSAAGAFDSVNVGIMRDVNAGWFLRFAHANGASMFLTVIYIHMFRGLYYGSYKAPREMVWLLGVVIFLLTMATAFMGYVLPWGQMSFWGAQVITGFFSAIPVVGDWVRVWLLGGYAPDDAALNRFFSLHYLLPFVIAGAVILHIWALHIPGSSNPTGVEVKGEQDTVPFHPYYTAKDGFGVGVFLIVFSIFIFVLPDYLGHPDNYIPANPLSTPAHIVPEWYFWPFYAILRAFTADFIIPAKLWGVVAMFGSILILFFLPWLDKSPVRSGNFRPMYRIAFWLLVLDVLILGYCGGSAATPSIVITSQITAAYYFAHFLIIVPIISRLERPKPLPNSITEAVLAKKGGSRVTETALSA; encoded by the coding sequence ATGAGCTTCCCCTGGGCAAAGCATTACGAACCGAAGAACCCGCTGATGCGGTATCTGGACGAGAAGCTCCCGCTTCCCCGGTTCGTCTATAACGCGGTTGGCGCCGGCTATCCGGTCCCGCGCAACCTCAATTACTTCTGGAACTTCGGCGTGCTCGCCGGCGTCGCGCTGGTCTGTCAGCTCGTCACCGGCATCGTGCTGGCGATGCACTTCCACTCGTCGGCCGCCGGCGCGTTCGATTCGGTCAATGTCGGCATCATGCGCGACGTCAACGCCGGCTGGTTCCTGCGCTTCGCCCACGCCAACGGCGCGTCGATGTTCCTGACCGTCATCTACATCCACATGTTCCGCGGCCTCTATTACGGTTCGTACAAGGCGCCGCGCGAGATGGTGTGGCTGCTTGGCGTGGTCATCTTCCTGCTGACCATGGCGACCGCGTTCATGGGCTATGTCCTTCCCTGGGGCCAGATGAGCTTCTGGGGCGCGCAGGTCATCACCGGCTTCTTCTCGGCTATCCCGGTCGTTGGCGACTGGGTCCGCGTCTGGCTGCTCGGCGGCTACGCGCCCGACGACGCCGCGCTCAACCGCTTCTTCTCGCTCCACTATCTGCTGCCGTTCGTCATCGCCGGCGCGGTCATCCTCCACATCTGGGCGCTGCACATTCCGGGTTCGTCGAACCCGACCGGCGTGGAAGTGAAGGGCGAGCAGGACACCGTGCCGTTCCACCCATACTACACGGCCAAGGACGGCTTCGGGGTCGGCGTGTTCCTGATCGTCTTCTCGATCTTCATCTTCGTGCTGCCGGATTATCTGGGTCACCCCGACAACTATATCCCGGCGAACCCACTCTCGACGCCGGCGCACATCGTGCCCGAATGGTATTTCTGGCCGTTCTACGCGATCCTGCGCGCCTTCACCGCCGACTTCATCATCCCGGCGAAGCTGTGGGGTGTGGTGGCGATGTTCGGATCGATCCTGATCCTGTTCTTCCTGCCCTGGCTCGACAAGTCGCCGGTGCGCTCGGGCAATTTCCGCCCGATGTATCGCATCGCCTTCTGGCTGCTGGTGCTCGACGTGCTGATCCTCGGCTATTGCGGCGGTTCGGCGGCGACGCCCAGCATCGTCATCACCAGCCAGATCACCGCCGCTTATTATTTCGCGCACTTCCTGATCATCGTACCGATCATCTCGCGCCTCGAACGTCCCAAGCCGCTGCCCAACTCGATCACCGAGGCGGTGCTGGCGAAAAAGGGCGGGTCGCGGGTGACCGAGACGGCGCTGAGCGCGTAA
- a CDS encoding MauE/DoxX family redox-associated membrane protein yields the protein MTTESKRATLYRMVMPGHVCPYGLKSKWQLARHGYAVDDRLLRTRAEVDSFKAEHGVKTTPQTFIDGVRIGGNDDLRRFFGHRGAAPGDTSYRPVIAVFGMTALMAMAASHAVSGDAFTIRAAEWFVSFSMIVLAMLKLQDVERFSTMFLNYDLLARRWVPYAYLYPFAEGLAGVLMSAAVLNGLSVPVALFIGTIGAASVIKAVYIDRRELKCACVGGSSNVPLGFVSLTENLFMIGMAAWMLFRPMGGM from the coding sequence ATGACGACCGAATCAAAGCGCGCGACGCTCTATCGCATGGTCATGCCCGGACATGTCTGTCCCTATGGCCTGAAGTCCAAATGGCAGCTTGCGCGCCATGGCTATGCCGTCGACGACCGTTTGCTGCGCACGCGCGCCGAAGTCGATTCCTTCAAGGCCGAGCACGGCGTGAAGACCACGCCCCAGACCTTCATCGACGGGGTCCGCATCGGCGGCAACGACGATCTGCGCCGGTTTTTCGGGCATCGCGGCGCCGCCCCCGGCGATACCAGCTACCGGCCGGTGATCGCGGTGTTCGGGATGACGGCGCTGATGGCGATGGCGGCGAGCCATGCGGTGAGCGGCGATGCGTTCACGATCCGCGCCGCGGAATGGTTCGTCAGCTTCAGCATGATCGTGCTGGCGATGCTCAAGCTCCAGGATGTCGAGCGCTTTTCGACGATGTTTCTCAATTACGATCTGCTGGCGCGGCGATGGGTGCCCTATGCCTATCTCTACCCGTTCGCCGAGGGGCTGGCGGGTGTGCTGATGAGTGCCGCTGTGCTGAACGGGCTGTCGGTGCCGGTGGCGCTGTTCATCGGCACGATCGGCGCGGCTTCGGTGATCAAGGCGGTCTATATCGACCGGCGCGAACTCAAATGCGCCTGTGTCGGCGGCTCCAGCAACGTACCGCTGGGCTTCGTCTCGCTGACCGAGAATCTGTTCATGATCGGCATGGCGGCGTGGATGCTGTTTCGCCCGATGGGAGGGATGTGA
- a CDS encoding nucleotide pyrophosphatase/phosphodiesterase family protein: MRWTSKLAAAAFAILLPLSAAARTPAPAPVAAKARAPVTILISIDGFRSDYLERGVTPNLSKLAAEGVTAPMHPSFPSKTFPNHWTLVTGLRPDRHGITANKMKDAGQPDVTFTMSNDDPFWWNAADPIWVDAENAHIRTSTSFWPGSNVAIGGHKEKPGDWEAIGGTRPSDWAQFNQSITGEQRVNGVLDWLRRPAAIRPRFVTLYFNTVDDAGHDFGPDDARTTEAVAKVDAQIGMLVQGLRQLGQRANLVIVADHGMAATSSERVIALDQMLALDTVDVLETGPYLSLTPVAGQEALVEKALLGKHPHAECWRKGEIPARFHYGTNPRIPPIFCLAETGWLFNKSVPTKSFSAGNHGWDNMAPEMTALFIASGPAFRAAKLPAFDNVDVYPLLRDLIGLPAKPGVDGTDAVFAKTMRR, from the coding sequence ATGCGCTGGACCTCCAAACTCGCCGCCGCGGCGTTCGCGATCCTCCTTCCGCTTTCTGCCGCCGCGCGGACTCCCGCCCCGGCACCGGTTGCCGCCAAAGCGCGCGCGCCGGTCACGATCCTGATCTCGATCGACGGCTTCCGCAGCGATTATCTCGAGCGCGGCGTCACGCCCAATCTCTCAAAGCTCGCGGCCGAGGGCGTCACCGCGCCGATGCACCCGAGCTTCCCGAGCAAGACCTTCCCCAATCACTGGACGCTGGTCACCGGGCTGCGCCCCGACCGCCACGGCATCACCGCCAACAAGATGAAGGATGCCGGGCAACCCGACGTGACCTTCACCATGTCCAACGACGATCCTTTCTGGTGGAACGCCGCCGACCCGATCTGGGTCGATGCCGAGAATGCGCATATCCGCACCTCGACTTCCTTCTGGCCCGGTTCGAACGTCGCGATCGGCGGGCACAAGGAGAAACCGGGCGATTGGGAAGCAATCGGCGGCACCCGCCCGTCGGACTGGGCCCAGTTCAACCAGTCGATCACCGGCGAGCAACGGGTCAACGGCGTGCTGGATTGGCTGCGGCGGCCCGCCGCGATCCGCCCGCGCTTCGTCACGCTCTATTTCAATACCGTCGATGATGCCGGCCATGATTTCGGCCCCGACGATGCGCGTACCACCGAAGCGGTGGCCAAGGTCGACGCCCAGATCGGGATGCTGGTGCAGGGCCTTCGGCAACTCGGCCAGCGCGCCAACCTGGTCATCGTCGCCGATCACGGCATGGCGGCGACCAGCAGCGAGCGGGTGATCGCGCTCGATCAGATGCTGGCGCTCGACACGGTCGACGTGCTGGAGACCGGCCCGTATCTTTCGCTCACCCCGGTCGCCGGACAGGAGGCGCTGGTCGAAAAGGCATTGCTCGGCAAGCACCCGCACGCCGAATGCTGGCGCAAGGGCGAGATCCCGGCCCGCTTTCATTACGGCACCAATCCGCGCATTCCGCCGATTTTCTGCCTCGCCGAGACCGGCTGGCTGTTCAACAAGAGCGTCCCGACCAAGAGCTTCAGCGCAGGCAATCATGGCTGGGACAACATGGCGCCCGAGATGACCGCCCTGTTCATCGCCAGCGGCCCCGCGTTCCGCGCGGCGAAGCTGCCCGCGTTCGACAATGTCGATGTCTATCCGCTGCTGCGCGACCTGATCGGGCTGCCGGCGAAGCCGGGCGTGGATGGCACTGACGCGGTGTTCGCAAAGACGATGCGACGCTAG